GCTGTTTCTTTCCCATGTTTCATCCAATTCTGAGCAATCGGTGGGTAGCTTACATTTTTGTCGGTACTTGAGAAAAACCAAGCCGGTCCATAGCTTCAAACCAGCTCGCCGGCATCGGCGAACACCACAACATCATATCGGTACCTCGCTTCGACCTGCAAAGGCCGTCGGCGGCCGGATTTTGTCAAAAAGGGATGGATCATGACACGATACGCAAACAAGAAGGCCGTTGTCATCGGCGGGACGCACGGCATGGGGCTCGCCGTTGCCGAAGCCCTGATCGAAAGCGGCGCCGAGGTCCTGGTCACCGGCCGCGACCAGCGCAACATCAAGGCCGCGCGAGCCAAGCTGCTTTCGCGAGCTCATGTCGTGCGGTCCGATATCTCAGACATGGCCGATATCGTCACGCTCGGTGCCGAAGTGGGGCAGAAGCTTGGCCAGATCGACTTCCTTCACGTCAATGCCGGGGTGGCCAATCTCGAACCCGTGGAGCGGGTCACCGAGGACAGTTACGATCGCACCTTCGACATCAACACCAAAGGCGCTTTCTTCACCGCGCAGCGCCTGCTGCCCCTCATCAGGGATGGTGGCGCCATAGTCTTCACCTCGTCGATCGCCGACGAATCCGGCACCGGCGGCATGAGCGTCTATTCCGGATCGAAGGCGGCACTGCGCGCCTTCGCCAAGGTCCTGGCCGCCGAGCTTCTGCCGCGCCGCATCCGCGTGAATGTGGTCAGCCCTGGTTTCATCGATACGCCGACGATGGGTGTGGCCGACGCCTCGGCCGAGGAGCGGGCCGCCTTCATGGCGATCGGCGACGCGGTCACGCCGATGAAGCGCCACGGCACGATGGAGGAGGTGGCGCGCGCAGTGCTGTTCCTGGCGTTCGACGCGACCTTCACCACGGGCGCGCGGCTGACCGTGGACGGTGGCCTTGGCCAGGACCTGAGCCCGACACCGGCGTAACCGCGCAACGAAACCAAGGAGAAGCAGAATGAGCGACATAACAGTGATCGGTCTCGGCGCCATGGGCACGGCGCTTGCCGAAGCCTTTCTGAACCAGGGACATGCGGTGACGGTGTGGAACCGTTCTCCGGCAAAGGCTGAGGCTTTGGCAGCCAAGGGCGCCACTGTGGCCAAGAGTGTCGAGGAAGCCGTCAGATCGAGTCCACTGATCGTGGCGTGCCTGCTTGTCTATGACACCGTTCGTGAGGTGCTCGGCCCAAGCCGAGACGCGCTGTCGGGCCGCACATTGGTCAATCTCACCAACGGCACGCCCGAGCAGGCGCGGGCGATGTCGGCCTGGGCGGTGAGCCAGGGCGCCAGCTACATCGACGGCGGCATCATGGCGGTGCCGCCGATGATCGGCGGGCCGCACGCCTTGATTCTCTACAGCGGTTCGCGCCAGGCGTTCGATGCCTGTTCGGGGCAGCTCGGAGCGCTCGGCACCAGCAAATTCCTCGGTGAGGATGCTTGCCTCGCGCCGCTCTATGATATCTCGCTTCTGAGCGGCATGTACGGCATGTTCGCGGGCGTTCTGCAGGCGTTGGCATTGACGGGCGCAGCAGGGATCCCGGCCGGCGAGTTCATGCCGCTGCTGGCCTCCTGGCTTCAGTCGATGCAAGGCCTGCTGCCGAAGTGGGCGGAACAGATCGACAGTGGCGATCACACCAGCAATGTCGTTTCCAACCTGGGCATGCAGGCTGATGCCTACGTCAATCTCATCGATGCCAGCAGGTCGGCTGATGTCAGCACCGAACTCGTCTTGCCGATGCAAAGCCTGATGAAGCGCGGGGTGGCTGCCGGCCAGGCCAATGCCGATCTTACAAGCCTGGTCGCACTGCTCCAGCTCTCGAAACAAGGCGCTTGACGGGGCAAGACCCAAGAGAAGGCCCGCCAACCTTGCGGTTGGGGGCCTTCGATCTTCAAACGCTGCTGGTCGATCAGCTCTTCAGCTTGGCGTTGCAGAGGCTGTAATAGCCGCCGCCCTTCTGGATCCAGCGAAGGCCGTTCAACGTACCCGCGTCCTTGTTGCCGTGGTAGCCCTGCAGGCAGGTCTTCATACGCGCCTTCGAGGGCTTCTCGGTCTTGAATTCGGCGGCGAGGGTGGTCGGGAATGTCACGCCCGTCGGCGCTACAGCGGGGGCGACCGCCGCGCTGGTTTCCTTCTGCGACTGCGGCTCGGTTTTGACCGCATCCGCATTGGCACTCTCCGCAGCTGACGTCGCGCATTTCTCGGTGCGGAAAGCGGTCCAATCCATGCCGTTCAGAGTGCCGCCTTCCTTGGCTGTGCGATAGGCCTCGCCGCATTCCTTCATCGTCAGTGCGCTTGCAGGGGCGACGTTCCACGCAATCCATGCCGTCACAGCCAATGCCGCCAATTTCAATCTGGACATAAGACCCTCCTGGTTGACAAAAGTTCGATGTCCTTTTGTATACCATTTGTTCTGCATATGTCCAACTGGAATCTTTGCGAACCACCGATATGTCTGGGGTGGGCAGTGTGGGCGAATAGATGATGCCGACAGCTTCCGCGATATGGAAACGCGATCAACGCCGGGTGTGTTCGAGCGCAATAAAAAGGCCCGCGCATGCTGCGATGCGCGGGCCTTTGTCTGGAGAATATGGCTACGCGATCAGCTCTTCAGCTTGGCATTGCAGAGGCTGTAGAAGCCGCCGCCCTTCTGGATCCAGCGCAGGCCATTGAGCGTGTTGGCGTCCTTGTTGGCATAATACACCTCGAGGCAGGTATGCATGCGGCCCTTGGCCGGCGTCTCGCCGGCGTATTTCTTCGAGATCGCGGCCGGGAACTTCACGCCCTTGGGAGCGGTGACCGAGGGCTTCTCGGGCTCGCTGGTATAGGTCGCCTCGCTCGGAGCGGGCACGGTGTCGTCGTCATCTGCGCCTGCGCCGCATTCGGCCTTGCGGAAGTCGTTCCACTTCTTGCCGCCCAGCGTATTGGCAGACTTGGCAGCCTGGTACTTGGCGCTGCAATCGGCCATGCTCAGGCCCTTGCCGCTGCTGTCGGCAGCTGCCTTGGTGGTTGCCTTGGCGGGTGCTGCCGCGGCCGAGGCCCCGGCGGCGCATTCGGTCTTGCGGAAGTCGTTCCACTTTGCGCCATTGAGCGTACCGGCGGCCTTTGCCGCCTGGTACTTGGTGCTGCATTCCTTGGCCGTCAGGCCCTTGGCGCCATCGTCGGTTGTGGCTGCGGCCTTGGTCGTGGCCTTGGCGGGTTCTGCCGCGGCGGATGCGCCGGCGGCGCATTCGGTCTTGCGGAAGTCGTTCCACTTTGCGCCATTGAGCGTACCGGCGGCCTTGGCAGCCTGGTATTTAGCGCTGCATTCCTTGGCCGTCAGACCCTTGGCGCCGTCATCAGCAGCGGCGGCGGCCTTGGTCGTGTCCGTCTTGGCCGCAGCGGCCTTCTTGGCCGCCGGCTTTGCGGTCTCGGTGGTGGCCGCCGCGTCGGTGCCGCACTCGGCCTTCCGATACTGATTCCAGGTCTGCCCGTTCAGCGTGCCGGCGTCCTTGGCGGCATTATACTTGGTACTACACTGGGCCATGGTCAGCGCGCTGGCGGGCGCCGCCATGAACAAGGTTGCGACGGCAAGACCCGTCAAAGTTGCAAGTCGGTGGATGAGCATGGCGTTCTCCCGTTGCTGCGCCCATAGGTTGTACCTGTGTCAATCAATAGTTCTCAACGCTAGGCTGCGCCAGATGCTAAACGGCGTTCTCCCGATAAGGTGATGGACCCTTGCGATCTGCCCCTCCAACAGTCCGGCTTACCGGCCCAATCTGCGCAGTGTGGCCCAGTGTGAATGCTATATTGCGGCAACACCGTGTCATGATACGCTGCCAACGCTCCGAACAGCCTGCTACAATGATTTTCTAAGAATTGGTAATATACAATCACACAATGTGATAGTCGGGCTCGGACCAATTGTGGCATTACGAGCCGGCTGAAAACCGACGGGGATTCTGGCAAGCATGGCAGGACGTTATTTTGGCACCGACGGCATTCGCGGGCGCGCCAACAAGTTTCCGATGACGGCTGAGATTGCGATGCGGGTCGGCATGGCCGCCGGCCTGTCGTTCCAGCGCGGCAGCCATCGCCACCGCGTCGTGCTCGGCAAGGACACCAGGCTGTCCGGCTACATGATCGAAAACGCCATGGTGTCCGGCCTGTGCGCGGCCGGCATGGATGTGTTCCTGCTCGGCCCGATCCCGACACCGGCGGTCGCCATGCTGGTACGCTCGCTGCGCGCCGATATCGGCGTCATGATCTCGGCCTCGCACAACCCTTATTACGACAACGGCATCAAGCTGTTCGGTCCCGATGGCTACAAGCTCTCCGACGAGATCGAGGAGCGCATCGAGAGCATGCTCGACAAGGATATCGAACTGGCGCTCGCCGATTCCGACGGGCTCGGCCGCGCCAAGCGCGTCGACGGCGTGCATGACCGCTACATCGAATTCGCCAAGCGCACGCTGCCGCGCTCGATGTCGCTGTCGGGTCTCAGGATCGTCGTCGATTGCGCCAATGGCGCAGCCTACAAGGTGGCGCCTGCCGCACTTTGGGAACTGGGCGCCGAGGTCATTGCCATCAATGTCGATCCGAACGGTTTCAACATCAACAAGGAATGCGGCTCGACCCATCCGGCCGGCCTGCAGAAGAAGGTGCATGAAGTGCGCGCCGATATCGGCATCGCACTCGACGGCGATGCCGACCGTGTCGTCATCGTCGACGAGAACGGCACCATCGTCGACGGTGACCAGATCATGGCGCTGATCGCCGAGTCCTGGCACCA
This region of Mesorhizobium sp. C432A genomic DNA includes:
- a CDS encoding SDR family oxidoreductase — encoded protein: MTRYANKKAVVIGGTHGMGLAVAEALIESGAEVLVTGRDQRNIKAARAKLLSRAHVVRSDISDMADIVTLGAEVGQKLGQIDFLHVNAGVANLEPVERVTEDSYDRTFDINTKGAFFTAQRLLPLIRDGGAIVFTSSIADESGTGGMSVYSGSKAALRAFAKVLAAELLPRRIRVNVVSPGFIDTPTMGVADASAEERAAFMAIGDAVTPMKRHGTMEEVARAVLFLAFDATFTTGARLTVDGGLGQDLSPTPA
- the glmM gene encoding phosphoglucosamine mutase; protein product: MAGRYFGTDGIRGRANKFPMTAEIAMRVGMAAGLSFQRGSHRHRVVLGKDTRLSGYMIENAMVSGLCAAGMDVFLLGPIPTPAVAMLVRSLRADIGVMISASHNPYYDNGIKLFGPDGYKLSDEIEERIESMLDKDIELALADSDGLGRAKRVDGVHDRYIEFAKRTLPRSMSLSGLRIVVDCANGAAYKVAPAALWELGAEVIAINVDPNGFNINKECGSTHPAGLQKKVHEVRADIGIALDGDADRVVIVDENGTIVDGDQIMALIAESWHQSGRLAGGGVVSTVMSNLGLERFLGDMKLQLHRTKVGDRYVVEHMRAHGLNVGGEQSGHIVLSDFSTTGDGLVSALQVLACIKRQNRPVSELSKKFEPVPQLLKNVRIAGGKPLEEALVKAAIEDARNRLGKAGRLVIRPSGTEPLIRVMAEGDDPQLVEAVVNDIVDIISETRSAA